A part of Hydrogenobacter sp. T-8 genomic DNA contains:
- a CDS encoding flagellin, whose protein sequence is MALRVNFNFEAAASHTAILSNEREMNKSLLRLSTGLRILNAADDSAGLFIADQLMVVGSGLEEGNRNIQTGLSALRIAESSAGQIFNRLNEIYKRTVRAANDINDPNARASLQREIDNFIDAIKKIGTDTEYNGIKLLDGTFAGKAIHYGARKDQILQVDIKSVLPNDIGAYMVKGQGARYVTSTATSAMNFAAHLSTTSNWLVDSGDYVDIAGIRVLQFDGTQRFVDAATLARNINSNNALQALGIEATAKNINMADADYSGFANFWTPVGADSISSATLEFYIGNAVASGSANFQVTIDSSVTTVQQLADLINTQASGSGSPISAKVINNKLVLETNNGETIAVRVSVSGNISSNGVNVNLGQILEGAGTVSFTAATNYAYYIDVGTVDIAGTDTYKIQYSGVSAASTATGFNFDLSTNADATFKNLYSVNVLTNERAEESMLIVKKALQRVDTVRAQIGAVMNNLQSIYDSQKVAWDNTKEAENVIRNTDYAEEMTNFTKLQIKMQSSMAMLAQANQLPQLVLQLLR, encoded by the coding sequence ATGGCACTAAGAGTGAACTTCAACTTTGAGGCGGCGGCGTCACACACCGCCATCCTCTCTAACGAGAGGGAGATGAACAAGTCTTTGCTCAGGCTTTCAACGGGTCTGAGGATACTTAACGCCGCAGACGACTCTGCAGGACTCTTCATTGCAGACCAGCTCATGGTGGTTGGGTCTGGCTTGGAAGAGGGTAACAGGAACATCCAAACTGGTCTTTCTGCACTTAGAATTGCAGAAAGCTCCGCAGGTCAGATATTCAACAGGCTAAATGAGATATACAAAAGAACAGTGCGTGCAGCAAACGACATAAACGACCCAAACGCAAGAGCGAGCCTGCAGAGAGAGATAGACAACTTCATTGATGCTATTAAGAAAATAGGTACAGATACAGAATATAACGGTATAAAACTTCTTGATGGAACCTTTGCGGGCAAAGCAATCCACTACGGAGCGAGAAAAGACCAGATACTACAAGTAGACATAAAGAGCGTTCTCCCTAACGACATAGGTGCCTACATGGTAAAGGGACAGGGTGCGAGGTATGTAACCTCTACTGCTACGTCCGCTATGAACTTTGCCGCACATCTCAGTACCACATCCAACTGGCTTGTAGATTCTGGAGATTACGTGGATATAGCTGGCATAAGAGTTCTACAGTTTGATGGAACCCAAAGATTTGTGGACGCTGCAACTCTTGCCAGAAACATAAATAGCAATAATGCTCTCCAGGCACTTGGTATAGAGGCCACAGCTAAGAACATAAATATGGCAGACGCAGACTATAGTGGTTTTGCTAACTTTTGGACACCAGTGGGCGCTGATAGTATTTCTTCTGCTACTCTTGAGTTCTATATAGGCAATGCTGTAGCTTCAGGTTCAGCAAACTTCCAGGTAACCATAGACAGCAGTGTGACGACTGTTCAACAGTTAGCTGACCTTATAAATACTCAGGCTTCTGGATCGGGTTCTCCAATAAGTGCAAAGGTTATAAACAACAAACTTGTTTTGGAAACAAACAACGGAGAAACTATAGCAGTAAGAGTAAGTGTAAGTGGTAATATTTCATCAAATGGAGTTAACGTAAACCTTGGACAGATATTAGAAGGAGCTGGCACAGTCAGCTTTACGGCAGCAACCAACTATGCCTACTATATAGACGTGGGCACAGTGGACATAGCTGGTACAGATACTTATAAGATTCAATACAGTGGTGTTTCTGCTGCTTCCACAGCCACAGGCTTCAATTTCGATTTATCTACAAACGCTGATGCTACCTTTAAAAACCTGTACTCTGTTAACGTGCTTACCAACGAAAGGGCAGAAGAGTCTATGCTCATAGTCAAGAAAGCCCTCCAACGCGTTGACACGGTAAGAGCCCAGATAGGTGCAGTTATGAACAATCTACAGTCCATATACGACTCTCAGAAGGTTGCGTGGGACAATACAAAAGAGGCAGAAAACGTTATACGCAACACAGACTACGCAGAAGAGATGACCAACTTTACCAAGCTCCAGATAAAGATGCAGTCCTCTATGGCAATGCTGGCACAGGCGAACCAGCTTCCTCAGCTTGTGCTTCAGCTCCTCAGATAA
- a CDS encoding motility associated factor glycosyltransferase family protein translates to MEIKEEFLKERVYKNHEFLRKKAPGILQLISSLPPNFSVIVKDGKLDADFGGGGIYKGDAYQLSLSQVQAFEEKPTRLFPDINLLEVSAQTDIIAHRYDYKIQSLIGNKVEPKPIRETRHIPLLLMVGLGFGIHLELLLQKYEIQNLIILDVPAFFRLSLYYLDWEKLFEYYSKPGRSLNFIVHDKLILEQDLNVAFEELLRTAQQLNPGVFYWGYYFQHLEYNPPMRLIEWFSSSPAFQELFHGYFDDELWSLRWTLEKFKKKIPLYYPKKKVPTGSVAFVVGAGPSLDYAIDKIKEYRDKAVIFSCGTAISALQRAGIVPDFHVEIERTKYTYDTLIELDRNYLKQTRLIANNPLWTDCFKLFKRGYMFLKLNDTGALLLEPTGSPIIWHTGPTVTAAGVALAGEFGFEEVYLFGVDLGSKNVESHHSKLTNYYNPKSFLSKSSIDFDLTVPGNFGGEVKTHLWFLNTKYGIEQTIKKKGIKVYNTSDGAKIEGAIPLPIEFFRLENSANKKEAIASIEENFDTRYINMVNVPEVLKRLQTDFETLSEYIRDYPKTYDFSKLHDSVYSFQDLVRKLVSFKNPLLYNLLYHNTHRWSQIALGHALSLEGEERKEFLREFYGLYYNFLKDAVKEIRELLEDFG, encoded by the coding sequence ATGGAAATAAAAGAGGAGTTTCTTAAAGAGAGGGTATACAAAAACCACGAATTTCTTCGTAAAAAAGCACCGGGTATACTCCAGCTCATATCAAGCCTACCTCCCAATTTTAGCGTGATAGTCAAGGATGGAAAGCTGGATGCGGATTTTGGGGGTGGTGGCATATATAAGGGCGATGCCTACCAGCTCAGCCTATCTCAAGTACAGGCTTTTGAAGAAAAACCTACGAGGCTGTTTCCAGATATCAACCTTTTAGAGGTTTCCGCTCAAACAGATATTATAGCTCATAGGTATGATTACAAGATACAAAGTCTTATAGGCAACAAGGTAGAACCCAAGCCTATCAGAGAAACAAGACATATCCCACTTCTCCTTATGGTGGGTCTTGGCTTTGGCATACATCTTGAGCTTTTGCTCCAAAAGTATGAAATACAGAACCTCATAATACTTGATGTGCCTGCCTTTTTTAGGCTAAGCCTTTATTACCTTGACTGGGAAAAGCTCTTTGAGTATTATTCAAAGCCGGGCAGAAGCCTAAACTTCATAGTCCATGATAAGCTCATATTGGAGCAAGACCTTAATGTAGCTTTTGAGGAGCTTTTGAGGACTGCTCAACAGCTAAACCCAGGAGTTTTCTACTGGGGCTATTACTTCCAGCATCTTGAATATAACCCACCCATGAGGCTTATAGAGTGGTTTTCTTCTTCTCCTGCCTTTCAGGAGCTTTTTCATGGATACTTTGACGATGAGCTTTGGTCTTTGAGGTGGACCCTTGAAAAGTTTAAGAAGAAGATACCACTCTATTATCCTAAGAAGAAAGTGCCAACGGGTTCGGTTGCCTTTGTGGTGGGTGCAGGTCCTTCTTTGGACTACGCCATAGATAAGATAAAGGAATACAGGGACAAGGCGGTTATATTCTCCTGCGGGACCGCCATATCCGCACTGCAAAGGGCGGGCATAGTGCCAGACTTTCATGTGGAGATAGAAAGGACAAAGTATACTTACGACACACTTATAGAGCTTGACAGAAACTATCTCAAACAGACAAGGCTTATAGCCAACAACCCTCTATGGACAGATTGTTTTAAGCTCTTCAAGAGAGGATACATGTTTCTAAAGCTAAACGACACTGGTGCACTTCTTTTAGAGCCTACTGGCTCACCTATCATATGGCACACGGGACCCACTGTGACCGCAGCAGGCGTTGCCCTTGCAGGAGAGTTTGGCTTTGAAGAGGTATACCTCTTTGGTGTAGACCTTGGCTCAAAGAATGTGGAGAGCCACCACTCAAAACTAACAAACTACTACAACCCTAAAAGTTTCCTCTCAAAGTCAAGCATAGATTTTGACCTTACTGTGCCAGGAAACTTCGGAGGCGAAGTAAAGACCCATTTATGGTTTCTAAATACCAAATACGGCATAGAGCAGACCATAAAAAAGAAGGGTATAAAGGTCTACAACACCTCTGACGGTGCAAAAATAGAAGGTGCCATACCTTTACCCATAGAGTTCTTTAGGCTGGAAAACTCCGCAAACAAAAAAGAAGCCATAGCATCCATAGAAGAGAACTTTGATACAAGATATATAAACATGGTAAACGTCCCAGAAGTCCTCAAAAGACTACAGACAGACTTTGAAACCCTTTCTGAATACATACGGGATTATCCAAAAACCTATGACTTTTCAAAGCTACACGATTCGGTTTACAGTTTTCAGGATTTGGTTAGAAAGCTCGTCTCCTTTAAAAACCCTCTCCTGTATAACCTCCTCTACCACAATACACATCGTTGGAGTCAGATAGCCCTTGGGCATGCCTTGAGTTTGGAAGGTGAGGAAAGGAAGGAATTCCTAAGGGAGTTTTATGGTCTATACTATAACTTTCTTAAGGATGCTGTTAAGGAGATAAGAGAGCTTTTGGAGGACTTTGGATGA